The Hemitrygon akajei unplaced genomic scaffold, sHemAka1.3 Scf000048, whole genome shotgun sequence genome contains a region encoding:
- the LOC140720928 gene encoding uncharacterized protein → MAHQRVHTGERPFTCSDCGKGFTCSSKLKLHQRVHTGEKPFTCSDCGKGFTMSSNLKIHQRIHTGERPFTCSDCGRGFTCSSQLKVHQRVHTGERPFTCSDCGKGFTCSSELKVHQRVHTRERPFICSDCGKGFTQSAKLKVHQRVHTGERPFICSDCGKEFTCSSELKVHQRVHTGEWPFTCSYCGKGFSWSSQLKAHQRFHTGERPFTCSDCGKGFTASFHLKVHQRVHTGERPFTCSVCGRGFTCSSNLMAHQRVHTVERPFTCLDCGKGFTCSSELKLHQRVHTGERPFACSDCGKGFSSSSQLLSHQSVHTGEWPFTCSVCGKGFTQSIQLKVHQRVHTGERPFTCSVCGKGFNWSSQLQRHQSAHTGKWPFTCSVCGKGFTESSELKVHQRVHTGERPFTCSVCGKGFIRSSTLKVHQRDHTGERPFTCSDCGKGFTRSSNLQAHRSVHTRERPITCSDCGKGFTSSSQLERHQQVHTG, encoded by the coding sequence atggctcaccagcgagttcacaccggggagaggccgttcacctgctcggactgtgggaaaggattcacttgctcatctaaactgaaattacatcagcgtgttcacactggggagaagccgttcacctgctcagactgtgggaagggattcactatgtCATCTAatctgaagatacatcagagaattcatactggagagaggccgttcacctgctcagactgtgggaggggatttacttgctcatcccaactgaaggtacatcagcgagttcacactggggagaggccattcacctgctcggactgtgggaaaggattcacttgctcatccgaactgaaggtccatcagcgagttcacactagagaaaggccattcatctgctcagactgtgggaagggattcactcagtcagcaaAGCTAAAGgttcaccagcgagttcacactggggagaggccattcatttgctcggactgtgggaaggaattcacttgctcatccgaaCTGAaggttcatcagcgagttcacaccggagagtggccgttcacctgttcatactgtgggaagggattcagttggTCTTCTCAATTGAAAGCACATCAGAgatttcacactggagagaggccatttacctgctcagactgtgggaagggattcactgcgtCATTccacctgaaggtacatcagagagttcatactggagagaggccgttcacttgctcagtctgtgggagggGATTTACTTGCTCATccaacctaatggctcaccagcgagttcacactgtggagcggccgttcacctgcttagactgtgggaagggattcacttgctcatccgaactgaagttacatcagcgagttcacactggggagcggccgtttgcctgctcagactgtgggaagggattctcttctTCATCCCAGCTACTgagtcaccagtcagttcatactggggagtggccattcacctgctcagtctgtgggaagggattcactcagtcaattcaactgaaggtacatcagcgagttcacaccggggagaggccgttcacctgctcagtctgtgggaagggattcaattggtcatctcaactgcagagacaccagtcagcccACACAGGGaaatggccattcacctgctcagtctgtgggaagggattcactgagtcatccgaactgaaggtacatcagcgagttcacactggggagaggccgttcacctgctcagtgtgtgggaagggattcattcggtcatctacactgaaggtacatcagcgagatcacactggggagaggccgttcacctgctcagactgtgggaagggattcactcggtcatccaacctacaagCACACCGTtcagttcacactagggagaggccaatcacctgctcagactgtgggaagggattcacttcgtcatctcaactggagagacaccagcaagttcacactggatag